From the genome of Pseudomonas bubulae:
AACCGCTTAAAAAGAGCCTGAAATGACCGACTACAAAGCCACGCTAAACCTCCCGGACACCGCCTTCCCAATGAAGGCCGGCCTGCCACAGCGCGAACCGCAAATTTTGCAGCGCTGGGACAGCATTGGCCTGTACGGGAAGTTGCGCGAGATTGGCAAGGATCGTCCGAAGTTCGTACTTCACGACGGTCCTCCGTACGCCAACGGCACTATCCATATCGGTCATGCGCTGAACAAGATTCTGAAAGACATGATCATCCGCTCCAAGACCCTGTCGGGTTTTGACGCGCCGTATGTGCCGGGCTGGGATTGCCATGGTTTGCCGATTGAACACAAGGTCGAAGTGACCCACGGTAAAAACCTGAGCGCGGATAAAACCCGCGAGCTGTGCCGTGCCTACGCCACCGAGCAGATCGAGGGGCAGAAGTCCGAGTTCATCCGTCTGGGTGTGCTGGGTGATTTCGCCAACCCGTACAAGACCATGGACTTCAAAAACGAAGCCGGTGAAATCCGTGCTTTGGCTGAGATCGTCAAGGGCGGTTTTGTGTTCAAGGGCCTCAAGCCGGTGAACTGGTGCTTCGATTGCGGTTCGGCCCTGGCTGAAGCTGAAGTTGAATACCAGGACAAGAAGTCTGCGGCCATCGACGTTGCCTTCCCGGTTGCCGACGAAGCCAGGCTGGCCGAGGCCTTTGGCCTGGCGGCACTGAGCAAACCTGCTTCGATCGTGATCTGGACCACCACCCCGTGGACCATTCCGGCCAACCAGGCGCTTAACGTACACCCGGAATTCACCTACGCGCTGGTCGACGTGGGCGACAAGTTGCTGGTACTGGCTGAAGAGCTGGTCGAATCGAGTCTGGCGCGTTACAACCTGCAGGGTTCGGTCATCGCCACCACCACTGGCTCAGCGCTTGAACTGATCAACTTCCGTCACCCGTTCTATGACCGTCTGTCGCCTGTTTATCTGGCCGACTACGTTGAGCTGGGTGCTGGCACTGGTGTGGTTCACTCGGCTCCAGCCTACGGCGTAGACGACTTCGTGACCTGCAAAGCCTATGGCATGGTCAACGACGACATCATCAACCCGGTGCAAAGCAATGGCGTTTACGTGCCGTCGCTGGAGTTCTTCGGTGGCCAGTTCATCTGGAAGGCCAACCAGAACATCATCGACAAGCTGATCGAAGTCGGTTCGCTGATGTTCACCGAGACCATCAGCCACAGCTATATGCACTGCTGGCGCCACAAGACGCCGCTGATCTACCGTGCCACCGCCCAGTGGTTTATCGGTATGGACAAGCAGCCGACTGATGGCGATACCTTGCGCACCCGTGCGCTGCAAGCGATCGAAGACACCCAGTTCGTTCCGGCCTGGGGTCAGGCGCGCCTGCACTCGATGATCGCCAACCGCCCGGACTGGTGCATCTCGCGTCAACGCAACTGGGGCGTGCCGATCCCGTTTTTCCTGAACAAGGAAAGCGGCGAGCTGCACCCGCGCACCGTCGAAATGATGGAAGAAGTGGCCAAGCGCGTTGAAGTCGAAGGCATCGAGGCGTGGTTCAAGCTGGATGCTGCCGAGCTGCTGGGCGACGAAGCGCCGCTGTACGACAAGATCAGCGATACCCTGGATGTATGGTTCGATTCGGGCACCACGCACTGGCATGTTCTGCGCGGTTCGCACCCGATGGGTCACGAGACCGGCCCGCGTGCCGACCTCTACCTTGAAGGCTCCGACCAGCACCGTGGCTGGTTCCACTCGTCGTTGCTGACCGGTTGCGCCATCGACAACCACGCTCCGTACCGCGAGCTGCTGACCCACGGTTTTACCGTGGACGAAGCGGGCCGCAAGATGTCCAAGTCGCTGGGCAACGTGATTGCACCGCAAAAGGTCAACGACACCCTGGGCGCCGACATCATGCGTCTGTGGGTTGCCTCGACCGACTACTCGGGCGAAATCGCGGTTTCCGACCAGATCCTGCAGCGCAGTGCGGACGCCTACCGACGTATCCGCAATACCGCACGCTTCCTGCTGTCGAACCTGACCGGTTTCAATCCAGCCACCGACATCCTGCCTGCCGAAGAAATGCTGGCACTGGACCGTTGGGCGGTGGATCGTGCGTTGCTGCTGCAACGTGAGCTGGAGCTGCATTACGGCGAATACCGTTTCTGGAACGTGTACTCCAAGGTGCACAACTTCTGCGTTCAGGAGCTGGGCGGTTTCTATCTCGACATCATCAAGGACCGCCAGTACACCACCGGCGCCAACAGCAAGGCTCGCCGTTCGTGCCAGACCGCGCTGTTCCACATCTCTGAAGCGCTGGTGCGCTGGATCGCTCCGATCCTGGCGTTCACCGCTGATGAGTTGTGGCAGTACCTGCCGGGCGAGCGCAACGAATCGGTCATGCTCAACACCTGGTACGAAGGCCTGACTGAACTGCCGGAAGGCACCGAACTGGATCGCGCCTACTGGGAGCGAATCATGGCGGTCAAGGTTGCGGTCAACAAGGAAATGGAAAACTTGCGCGCAGCCAAGGCCATTGGCGGTAACTTGCAAGCAGAAGTGACCTTGTTCGCCGAAGATCAGCTGGCTGCTGATTTGTCCAAGTTGAGCAACGAGCTGCGTTTCGTGTTGATCACCTCCACTGCCAGCGTTGCGCCTTTTGCGCAGGCTCCAGCAGATGCCGTGGTTACCGAAGTGGCTGGCCTCAAGCTCAAGGTGGTCAAGTCGGCCCATGCCAAGTGCGCCCGTTGCTGGCACTGCCGTGAAGACGTCGGCGTTAACCCCGAGCACCCTGAAATCTGCGGTCGTTGTGTAGACAATATCAGCGGCGCTGGTGAGGTACGTCACTATGCCTAATACCAGCACTACCGGGCGCTTCGGGCGCCTGGGCTGGCTCTGGTTGACTGTGCTGGTCCTGGTCATTGACCTGACCAGCAAGGTCTACTTCGACAATTCGCTGCAGATGTACCAGCAGATTGTGGTGATTCCCGACCTGTTCAGCTGGACCCTGGCTTACAACACCGGTGCGGCCTTCAGCTTCCTGGCGGACAGTGCCGGCTGGCAGCGCTGGCTGTTTGCCCTGATCGCGGTCGTGGTCAGTGCCGTGCTGGTGGTCTGGCTCAAGCGTCTGGGGCGCAATGACACCTGGTTGGCCATTGCCCTTGCCCTGATTCTGGGCGGCGCACTGGGTAACCTGTATGACCGTATTGTCTACGGTCATGTGGTCGATTTCATTCTGGTGCATTGGCAAAATCGCTGGTACTTCCCTGCGTTCAACTTCGCCGACAGTGCGATTTGCGTAGGTGCCGTGATGCTGGCACTGGATATGTTCAAAAGTAAAAAGCCCGAGGAACCCGCTCATGACTGAGCAGCGTATTGGTCAGAACACGCAGGTCACTCTGCATTTTGCTTTGCGTCTGGAAAATGGCGACACCGTTGACAGCACCTTCGACAAATCCCCGGCCACTTTCAAGGTGGGTGATGGCAGCTTGCTGCCAGGGTTTGAAGCGGCGTTGTTCGGTTTCAAGGCGGGTGACAAGCGCACACTGGAGATTCTTCCGGAAAACGCCTTTGGCCAGCCTAACCCGCAAAACGTGCAGATCATTCCGCGTTCGCAGTTCAAGGACATGGAGTTGTCGCAAGGTTTGCTGGTGATCTTCAACGATGCGGCCAATACCGAGCTTCCGGGTGTGGTCAAAGAGTTCGATGACGAGCAAGTCACCATTGATTTCAACCATCCGCTGGCAGGCAAAACCCTGACCTTCGACGTGGAAATCAAAGACGTTCAAGCGCTGTAATCCAGTGCCCGGCTGCGGCCGGGCCTGATTGGCATTATTTTTCTGCGCGTCCCACGAGGCCCAGCATGCATATCAAACTCGCCAACCCCCGTGGCTTCTGCGCCGGGGTGGACCGTGCGATTGAAATCGTCAATCGTGCTCTGGAAGTTTTCGGTCCGCCTATCTATGTTCGCCACGAAGTGGTGCACAACAAATTTGTCGTTGAAGACCTGCGTTCCCGTGGCGCTATTTTCGTCGAAGAGCTGGATCAGGTGCCGGACGACGTCATTGTGATATTCAGTGCCCACGGCGTTTCCCAGGCCGTGCGTACAGAGGCTGCCGGGCGTGGTCTCAAGGTGTTCGACGCGACCTGCCCGCTGGTGACCAAGGTGCATATCGAGGTCGCGCGCTATAGCCGTGATGGCCGTGAGTGCATTTTGATTGGCCATGCCGGTCACCCGGAAGTCGAAGGCACCATGGGCCAGTACGACGCCAGTAATGGTGGCGCGATCTACCTGGTCGAAGATGAAAAGGATGTTGCGAACCTGCAGGTCAAAGACCCGGAAAAACTGGCCTTTGTAACCCAGACAACCTTGTCGATGGACGACACCAGTCGTGTGATCGACGCCCTGCGTTCGCGCTTCCCGGCCATTGGCGGACCGCGCAAGGACGATATCTGCTATGCCACGCAAAACCGTCAGGATGCGGTCAAGCAACTGGCTGATGAGTGCGATGTCGTGTTGGTAGTGGGCAGCCCGAACAGCTCCAACTCCAACCGCCTGCGCGAACTGGCGGAGCGTATGCAGACCCCCGCCTACCTGATCGACGGTGCTGAAGACCTGCAAAAAAGCTGGTTCGACGGCGTAAATAGCATCGGTATCACCGCCGGTGCATCGGCCCCAGAGGTACTGGTACGTGGCGTGATTCAACAGCTGCATGCCTGGGGCGCAACCGGTGCCGACGAGCTGGCCGGCCGTGAAGAGAATGTTACGTTCTCCATGCCCAAAGAGTTGCGCGTTCGCGCCATTACCTAAGCGTGCCTGCATAAGGCCTGTGCAGTTTTATCGCTGCGCAGGCTGATGCGCCCGCTCTTGGCCAGCACCACTTGATAGTGGCTCTGTGCAGTCCTTGCCTGACAAACATGCAGTGTCCCGGCTTGAAAGGCGCCTCCAACCAGTTGTGGCTCGCCCAGCGGGTTGAAGCGCACATACCGTTTAACCGGTGTATTGCCCGCAATGGGTATGCGCCCACTGCCCTGTGACTCGACCAGCACCGGGTTGCCCTTGTCCAGATGGCCTTGGCCGCTCAAGTCCAGAATCGTCCTCCAGCCTCGGCTCCAATCTTCTTCGTACGGATAAACCACCACAAATTGTTGGCGTAGCAGTGCTTGTGCGCGTGCATTGCGCAGGCTGCTGGCCAGTTGTTCGGCAGTGATCTGGCGCTGATGATGCTCGACAAGGGCGCTATAGGCCGGGCTGGCAAAACGGGCCGTAAGCGCCACGATCGTCAGCGTCAGTAGCAGCTGGATCAGACTCATGCCACGTTGATGCATAGCGTCCTCCCTGGACGGTTCAAGTGTGTTTTCTCTGTATAGCGAACTCTGGCACTACAGGTTCACGGCAATGGTTTCATCATGTTTTCTGACCGTTAACAGCTTACGAAGTCAGGCGAAAAATCCGGCTGGTTTGCTTGGCTTCGTCCTGCCGTGCAGAGCAGCGGGGGAGGCTAGGCTTTTGTCTGGGCGGCACAGGGCGTGCCGTCGAACCCTCTGATATGGACGATTCGGATGCCTCGATTAGTTAAAAGTCGACAAGACGGGATGAGCTTGATCGAAGTGCTTATCGCGCTGTTGATTCTGTTTATCAGCCTGATGGGCTCTGCTGCTATGCAACTCAATGCCTTGAAACATACGGCAAGCGCGCTGATAAGCACCCAGGACAGTTTTATTGCCTACAGCAGGCTGGATCAGATGCGCGCGGAGGTCGTCCACCCCTTGTCGAGCGGTCATGCCGGGGCCGGGTCATCATGAGCAATCCCCGTTCAGGTTTTGGCCTGATCGAGCTGATGGTGGCTCTGGCGCTGGGAGTGCTGGTAGTGCTGGGCATGACGCAGATTTTCTCAAGCAGCCGCGAGGCTTACTTAAGCCAGCGGTCGTCGGCAAGGCTGCAGGAGGATGCGCGTTATGTGCTGAGTAAACTGGCTCGGGAGATTCGCATGGCGGGCATGTTTGGCTGCCTGTCAGTCGATCGTATTGTTGATGCGCCCACTGTTTTTAAGACACCGGTCTCCTGGCAGAGGGGGGTGTTGCGCATGATCAGTTCGGACGTAGCGCTTCAGGCTGCCAAGCCTGACTGGACTGTGGTCTCGGACTGCACAAGTTTCGCCCGGGCCTATCCCGGGGCAAGGTCGTTTTTGGCTCCCGGTGAAACGGCATTTCCCGTGCGTGAATTGTTTTACCGTCATGAGCACGGGCAGTTAAAGATCGGGCCCAATAAAGCGGTCCTGCTCGATAATGTGGCTGCCTTTGACGTGAGTTTTGGCGTGGCCGGGACGGCAGGTTCGCACTCCGTGCTGCGTTATGAGAGTCGTCTGGTCAAAGGTTCCAGTCTGCGCAGCATCCGTATCGGCCTGACATTGCGAGACCGCGCCGGGCGGGTCAAGGACCAGGTCTATCAGTTGGAAATCGCTTTGCGTAACCGGCTGGCTTAGGGCACGCATCATGCCTTTGCCATTGATTTATCAGCGCGGCATGGCACTGCTGGTCAGCCTGGTTTTCATGCTGTTGCTGAGCCTGATCGGGATGGCTGCAATGGTCAGTGCGACCCTTCAGGAAAAAATGTCTGCAGGCGTTCAACATGCCAACCACTCATTTCAGGCCGCAGAAGCGGCGCTTGGCAGTGGGGAGGCCTGGCTTCAGATCCAAGGGGGCAGGGTATTGCCTTGCACTTCGCCAGCAAGCTGTAACCCGCCCCCAGAGGCGCGTACTCAGGCTGTGCCAGGCATCGATCCGGCCTCCGGGGTACGTTGGATAAGCGTTGCGAACGGGCTGTATGGTGTTCAGAACCTTGGGCCAAGCATTACGCCAGCCCATTTACCAGTGACCACCACTACCCGTTTGTATCGAGTTACCGGTATTGGCTGGCACGGGCAGTCGCGCACCGTACTGGAGAGTATTTATGCGCGTTATCAAGGGCCGGATAACGCTTCGCAAGAGCGTGTTGCCAGGGGTTTTCACCGGGTCATGTGGCGACAGCTGCAATAGGACGCACGAAATGTACAGGTATGTAGCAGGTTTTACCCTGATCGAACTGATGATCGTCGTGGTTATCACCGGTATCCTTGGCGCATTCGTTTATCCGTTGTACGGCGATTATGTAAAGCGGGCTTACCGCTCTCAAGTTGTTGTCCTGTTGACGGAGCAAGCCCAAAGTCTTGAGCGCTTTTACACAAAGAACGCGGTATATAGCGGTATGAAAGACCTTAGTTCAGGCAATCAGCACTACGACATCAGTGCCGATCTCGTCGACCACGGCTACTGGCTGAAGGCGACGCCCAAACAAGGTTCGGCAATGGCGGGGGATTCGTGCGGGAGCTTTACGCTGGCTCACACCGGTATGGCAACGATAACCCAGGCCGCCCCTGGCCTGACAATGCAGCAGTGTTGGGGGCGCTAACGATTGATTTTGAATGACGGGCTGGATTAACAGATGGCTAGGCAGCAACGGGTGGTGATTGTCGGGGGCGGTGTCATAGGCCTGCTGACTGCGTTTAATCTGGCGGCTGATGTAGAGCAGGTGATTGTGCTGGAGCGTGGCGGGGCGGGCCAGGAGTCCTCCTGGGCCGGCGGCGGTATTGTTTCGCCGCTTTATCCGTGGCGCTATAACTGTGCTGTAACGGCCCTGGCGCACTGGTCTCAGGACTTTTATCCGCAATTGGCCGAGCGTCTGTTTGCTTCGACGGGTATTGATCCTGAAGTACACACCACCGGGCTGTACTGGCTGGACCTGGATGATGAGGCTCAGGCGCTGGAGTGGGCCGGGCGCGAAGGGCGACCTCTGGGGGCGGTCGATATGTCGGCAGTCCATGATGCCGTGCCCGTGCTGGGCGGTGGTTATGCACACGCAATTTATATGGCTAATGTGGCCAATGTGCGGAATCCGCGGTTGGTGAAATCGCTGAAGGCTGCACTGCAGGCGATGCCGAATGTCACTGTGCATGAGCAGTGCGAGG
Proteins encoded in this window:
- a CDS encoding PilW family protein; the encoded protein is MSNPRSGFGLIELMVALALGVLVVLGMTQIFSSSREAYLSQRSSARLQEDARYVLSKLAREIRMAGMFGCLSVDRIVDAPTVFKTPVSWQRGVLRMISSDVALQAAKPDWTVVSDCTSFARAYPGARSFLAPGETAFPVRELFYRHEHGQLKIGPNKAVLLDNVAAFDVSFGVAGTAGSHSVLRYESRLVKGSSLRSIRIGLTLRDRAGRVKDQVYQLEIALRNRLA
- a CDS encoding type IV pilin protein encodes the protein MYRYVAGFTLIELMIVVVITGILGAFVYPLYGDYVKRAYRSQVVVLLTEQAQSLERFYTKNAVYSGMKDLSSGNQHYDISADLVDHGYWLKATPKQGSAMAGDSCGSFTLAHTGMATITQAAPGLTMQQCWGR
- the lspA gene encoding signal peptidase II, yielding MPNTSTTGRFGRLGWLWLTVLVLVIDLTSKVYFDNSLQMYQQIVVIPDLFSWTLAYNTGAAFSFLADSAGWQRWLFALIAVVVSAVLVVWLKRLGRNDTWLAIALALILGGALGNLYDRIVYGHVVDFILVHWQNRWYFPAFNFADSAICVGAVMLALDMFKSKKPEEPAHD
- a CDS encoding PilX N-terminal domain-containing pilus assembly protein, producing the protein MPLPLIYQRGMALLVSLVFMLLLSLIGMAAMVSATLQEKMSAGVQHANHSFQAAEAALGSGEAWLQIQGGRVLPCTSPASCNPPPEARTQAVPGIDPASGVRWISVANGLYGVQNLGPSITPAHLPVTTTTRLYRVTGIGWHGQSRTVLESIYARYQGPDNASQERVARGFHRVMWRQLQ
- the pilV gene encoding type IV pilus modification protein PilV; translated protein: MPRLVKSRQDGMSLIEVLIALLILFISLMGSAAMQLNALKHTASALISTQDSFIAYSRLDQMRAEVVHPLSSGHAGAGSS
- the fkpB gene encoding FKBP-type peptidyl-prolyl cis-trans isomerase — its product is MTEQRIGQNTQVTLHFALRLENGDTVDSTFDKSPATFKVGDGSLLPGFEAALFGFKAGDKRTLEILPENAFGQPNPQNVQIIPRSQFKDMELSQGLLVIFNDAANTELPGVVKEFDDEQVTIDFNHPLAGKTLTFDVEIKDVQAL
- the ispH gene encoding 4-hydroxy-3-methylbut-2-enyl diphosphate reductase; amino-acid sequence: MHIKLANPRGFCAGVDRAIEIVNRALEVFGPPIYVRHEVVHNKFVVEDLRSRGAIFVEELDQVPDDVIVIFSAHGVSQAVRTEAAGRGLKVFDATCPLVTKVHIEVARYSRDGRECILIGHAGHPEVEGTMGQYDASNGGAIYLVEDEKDVANLQVKDPEKLAFVTQTTLSMDDTSRVIDALRSRFPAIGGPRKDDICYATQNRQDAVKQLADECDVVLVVGSPNSSNSNRLRELAERMQTPAYLIDGAEDLQKSWFDGVNSIGITAGASAPEVLVRGVIQQLHAWGATGADELAGREENVTFSMPKELRVRAIT
- a CDS encoding GspH/FimT family protein — translated: MHQRGMSLIQLLLTLTIVALTARFASPAYSALVEHHQRQITAEQLASSLRNARAQALLRQQFVVVYPYEEDWSRGWRTILDLSGQGHLDKGNPVLVESQGSGRIPIAGNTPVKRYVRFNPLGEPQLVGGAFQAGTLHVCQARTAQSHYQVVLAKSGRISLRSDKTAQALCRHA
- the ileS gene encoding isoleucine--tRNA ligase — encoded protein: MTDYKATLNLPDTAFPMKAGLPQREPQILQRWDSIGLYGKLREIGKDRPKFVLHDGPPYANGTIHIGHALNKILKDMIIRSKTLSGFDAPYVPGWDCHGLPIEHKVEVTHGKNLSADKTRELCRAYATEQIEGQKSEFIRLGVLGDFANPYKTMDFKNEAGEIRALAEIVKGGFVFKGLKPVNWCFDCGSALAEAEVEYQDKKSAAIDVAFPVADEARLAEAFGLAALSKPASIVIWTTTPWTIPANQALNVHPEFTYALVDVGDKLLVLAEELVESSLARYNLQGSVIATTTGSALELINFRHPFYDRLSPVYLADYVELGAGTGVVHSAPAYGVDDFVTCKAYGMVNDDIINPVQSNGVYVPSLEFFGGQFIWKANQNIIDKLIEVGSLMFTETISHSYMHCWRHKTPLIYRATAQWFIGMDKQPTDGDTLRTRALQAIEDTQFVPAWGQARLHSMIANRPDWCISRQRNWGVPIPFFLNKESGELHPRTVEMMEEVAKRVEVEGIEAWFKLDAAELLGDEAPLYDKISDTLDVWFDSGTTHWHVLRGSHPMGHETGPRADLYLEGSDQHRGWFHSSLLTGCAIDNHAPYRELLTHGFTVDEAGRKMSKSLGNVIAPQKVNDTLGADIMRLWVASTDYSGEIAVSDQILQRSADAYRRIRNTARFLLSNLTGFNPATDILPAEEMLALDRWAVDRALLLQRELELHYGEYRFWNVYSKVHNFCVQELGGFYLDIIKDRQYTTGANSKARRSCQTALFHISEALVRWIAPILAFTADELWQYLPGERNESVMLNTWYEGLTELPEGTELDRAYWERIMAVKVAVNKEMENLRAAKAIGGNLQAEVTLFAEDQLAADLSKLSNELRFVLITSTASVAPFAQAPADAVVTEVAGLKLKVVKSAHAKCARCWHCREDVGVNPEHPEICGRCVDNISGAGEVRHYA